One Coffea arabica cultivar ET-39 chromosome 5c, Coffea Arabica ET-39 HiFi, whole genome shotgun sequence DNA window includes the following coding sequences:
- the LOC113690202 gene encoding uncharacterized protein, with amino-acid sequence MFQWIYTRKFVVLISMMELLVSTEEAYISAIGDPGMRMDDLRLAIEAWNQCNEVGEEAPRMGSPRKADCFEVNYSTSPISLVHKVGEKDNALGISSAPSQGIGELDVNQYAAWKELYLGSICQVQDKSKPWQFWKIMLKNGNMDTLAAICPANGKKASPFRKSVFPCFGKGCMNMPSMYHNYTSVQGYQGSHTLRGSFYGTWDLNCDMNKTTIRNGTSYYAVTWEKVVGKASWNFHHVLKTSPKYPWLMLYLRADTTEGFSGGYHYETRGILRVIPKSPYFKVKYTLDVRRGGGRRSQFYLLDIGGCWKNNGKPCDGDVTTDVTRYSEMILNPEVYSWCNPSSLGSCPLYHTFPNGTRVHRTDEKNFPYKAYHLYCSPGNAKHPEEPHSFCDPYSNPQPQEILQILPHPVWSDYGYPTEAGEGWIGYPKTWELDAGRLSQALYFYQDPGSPPAKRYWPSINVGTEIFGSEDEIAEWTVSDFDIVVPEEQYSRGTRMSVKIYLVCCFLISYPIIYQIFRT; translated from the exons ATGTTTCAGTGGATTTATACTCGTAAATTTGTAGTCCTGATTTCAATGATGGAATTGCTAGTTTCTACGGAGGAAGCTTACATTTCAGCTATTGGCGATCCCGGCATGAGGATGGATGATCTTAGATTGGCAATTGAGGCATGGAATCAGTGCAACGAGGTTGGTGAAGAAGCTCCGAGGATGGGAAGTCCTAGGAAAGCAGATTGCTTTGAAGTCAATTATTCTACATCACCAA TCAGCTTAGTTCACAAGGTAGGCGAGAAAGACAATGCACTTGGTATATCGAGTGCCCCTTCGCAAGGGATCGGGGAACTAGATGTCAATCAATATGCAGCATGGAAGGAGCTATATTTAGGCAGCATATGTCAAGTGCAAGACAAATCAAAACCTTGGCAGTTTTGGAAAATAATGCTGAAAAATGGCAACATGGATACTCTGGCTGCAATTTGCCCTGCCAATGGCAAGAAAGCCAGTCCTTTTCGAAAGTCCGTCTTTCCATGCTTCGGAAAAGGTTGCATGAACATGCCATCAATGTACCACAACTACACCAGTGTCCAAGGATACCAAGGTTCTCATACACTAAGGGGAAGCTTTTATGGAACATGGGATCTGAATTGTGATATGAATAAGACAACTATACGAAATGGCACTTCATATTATGCAGTAACTTGGGAGAAGGTAGTGGGAAAAGCTAGTTGGAATTTTCACCACGTACTCAAAACATCACCAAAGTATCCTTGGTTAATGCTCTACCTTCGGGCAGACACTACAGAAGGGTTCTCTGGGGGATACCACTATGAAACCAGAGGAATTTTACGAGTG ATTCCAAAATCACCATACTTCAAAGTCAAGTATACACTAGATGTAAGGCGAGGAgggggtagaagaagtcaattCTATCTTTTGGACATCGGTGGCTGTTGGAAGAACAATGGAAAGCCTTGCGATGGAGATGTGACAACTGATGTCACTAGATACAGCGAAATGATCCTAAATCCTGAGGTATACTCATGGTGCAATCCAAGTAGTCTAGGCTCTTGTCCTCTCTACCATACTTTTCCCAATGGCACTCGTGTACACCGCACAGACGAGAAAAATTTCCCATACAAGGCATACCACCTATATTGCTCTCCAGGCAATGCTAAGCATCCAGAGGAGCCCCATAGCTTTTGTGATCCTTACAGTAATCCACAGCCCCAAGAAATTCTGCAGATTTTGCCTCATCCTGTTTGGAGTGATTATGGGTATCCAACAGAGGCAGGTGAAGGTTGGATTGGTTATCCAAAAACTTGGGAACTTGATGCTGGCAGATTGTCACAGGCACTTTACTTCTATCAG GATCCTGGCTCCCCACCGGCAAAGAGATATTGGCCGTCGATCAATGTGGGCACAGAGATTTTTGGGAGCGAGGATGAAATTGCAGAATGGACAGTTAGCGACTTTGATATTGTCGTTCCAGAGGAACAATATTCCCGAGGAACACGGATGTCAGTAAAAATATATCTGGTCTGCTGTTTCCTCATTTCTTATCCAATCATTTATCAAATTTTCCGTACTTAA
- the LOC140004044 gene encoding ribokinase isoform X2, which produces MSHHSQEKHSFQQEGLGEDGKIRGGMAATLSPSNHLNPTAHSNPIKESYGNLNPKFQIGFRASSHLPPSRKVRPITCFALNPSKAPNQLIEKDTKPPLVVVGSANADIYVEIDRMPREGETISAKTGQTLAGGKGANQAVCGGKLAYPTYFVGQVGEDAHGKLISEALEGGGVHIDYLSIVSDAPTGHAVVMLQSDGQNSIIIVGGANMSCWPNILSDKSLEVVKNAGILLLQREIPDSVNIQVAKGVKQVLVKLGAKGSALFTEGEEPIRQPIISAPKVIDTTGAGDTFTAAFAVALAEGKSQKECLKFAAAAASLCVQVKGAIPSMPERKSVLHLLHSN; this is translated from the exons ATGAGTCATCACAGTCAAGAGAAGCATAGCTTTCAGCAGGAGGGATTAGGGGAAGACGGAAAGATTAGAGGCGGCATGGCAGCAACGCTTTCGCCATCAAATCATTTGAACCCAACAGCTCACAGCAATCCCATCAAAGAAAGTTATGGAAATCTTaacccaaaattccagattggGTTCAGAGCTAGTAGTCACCTCCCACCCTCTAGAAAAGTGAGGCCAATTACTTGTTTTGCGTTAAACCCTTCAAAAGCCCCGAACCAACTAATCGAAAAGGACACCAAGCCACCCTTAGTCGTGGTTGGATCAGCCAATGCAGATATATATGTGGAGATTGATAGGATGCCACGAGAGGGGGAGACAATTTCAGCCAAGACTGGCCAAACTCTAGCTGGCGGTAAAGGGGCTAATCAGGCGGTTTGTGGTGGGAAATTGGCATATCCAACTTATTTTGTTGGCCAAGTGGGTGAAGATGCTCATGGGAAATTGATTAGCGAGGCACTTGAGGGTGGTGGAGTGCATATTGACTATTTGAGTATAGTTTCAGATGCTCCTACTGGTCATGCTGTGGTAATGCTGCAATCTGATGGGCAGAATTCAATTATCATTGTTGGTGGTGCAAATATGTCTTGCTGGCCTAATATTCTCTCTGATAAGAGCTTGGAGGTAGTGAAGAATGCTGGGATTCTTTTGCTTCAGAGAGAAATTCCTGATTCTGTTAACATTCAAGTTGCAAAG GGTGTAAAGCAAGTCCTTGTGAAACTTGGGGCTAAAGGCTCAGCTCTTTTCACTGAAGGAGAAGAACCAATTAGGCAGCCTATTATATCAGCTCCAAAAGTTATTGATACTACAGGGGCTGGTGATACCTTTACAGCTGCATTTGCCGTGGCTCTTGCAGAGGGAAAATCCCAGAAAGAGTGCTTAAAATTTGCTG CTGCAGCAGCTTCACTTTGTGTTCAAGTGAAGGGAGCCATTCCAAGTATGCCTGAAAGAAAATCTGTTTTGCACCTGCTTCACTCAAATTGA
- the LOC140004044 gene encoding ribokinase isoform X1, producing the protein MSHHSQEKHSFQQEGLGEDGKIRGGMAATLSPSNHLNPTAHSNPIKESYGNLNPKFQIGFRASSHLPPSRKVRPITCFALNPSKAPNQLIEKDTKPPLVVVGSANADIYVEIDRMPREGETISAKTGQTLAGGKGANQAVCGGKLAYPTYFVGQVGEDAHGKLISEALEGGGVHIDYLSIVSDAPTGHAVVMLQSDGQNSIIIVGGANMSCWPNILSDKSLEVVKNAGILLLQREIPDSVNIQVAKAAQTAGVPVILDAGGVESPIPPELVAVVDILSPNETELARLTNMPTEDFEQIKQAVGKCHNVGVKQVLVKLGAKGSALFTEGEEPIRQPIISAPKVIDTTGAGDTFTAAFAVALAEGKSQKECLKFAAAAASLCVQVKGAIPSMPERKSVLHLLHSN; encoded by the exons ATGAGTCATCACAGTCAAGAGAAGCATAGCTTTCAGCAGGAGGGATTAGGGGAAGACGGAAAGATTAGAGGCGGCATGGCAGCAACGCTTTCGCCATCAAATCATTTGAACCCAACAGCTCACAGCAATCCCATCAAAGAAAGTTATGGAAATCTTaacccaaaattccagattggGTTCAGAGCTAGTAGTCACCTCCCACCCTCTAGAAAAGTGAGGCCAATTACTTGTTTTGCGTTAAACCCTTCAAAAGCCCCGAACCAACTAATCGAAAAGGACACCAAGCCACCCTTAGTCGTGGTTGGATCAGCCAATGCAGATATATATGTGGAGATTGATAGGATGCCACGAGAGGGGGAGACAATTTCAGCCAAGACTGGCCAAACTCTAGCTGGCGGTAAAGGGGCTAATCAGGCGGTTTGTGGTGGGAAATTGGCATATCCAACTTATTTTGTTGGCCAAGTGGGTGAAGATGCTCATGGGAAATTGATTAGCGAGGCACTTGAGGGTGGTGGAGTGCATATTGACTATTTGAGTATAGTTTCAGATGCTCCTACTGGTCATGCTGTGGTAATGCTGCAATCTGATGGGCAGAATTCAATTATCATTGTTGGTGGTGCAAATATGTCTTGCTGGCCTAATATTCTCTCTGATAAGAGCTTGGAGGTAGTGAAGAATGCTGGGATTCTTTTGCTTCAGAGAGAAATTCCTGATTCTGTTAACATTCAAGTTGCAAAG GCTGCCCAAACTGCAGGTGTTCCAGTCATTTTAGATGCTGGAGGAGTTGAGTCACCAATCCCTCCTGAGCTAGTGGCTGTAGTTGATATTCTGAGCCCAAATGAAACTGAACTTGCCCGCTTGACAAATATGCCAACAGAAGATTTTGAACAAATCAAACAAGCCGTGGGAAAATGCCATAATGTG GGTGTAAAGCAAGTCCTTGTGAAACTTGGGGCTAAAGGCTCAGCTCTTTTCACTGAAGGAGAAGAACCAATTAGGCAGCCTATTATATCAGCTCCAAAAGTTATTGATACTACAGGGGCTGGTGATACCTTTACAGCTGCATTTGCCGTGGCTCTTGCAGAGGGAAAATCCCAGAAAGAGTGCTTAAAATTTGCTG CTGCAGCAGCTTCACTTTGTGTTCAAGTGAAGGGAGCCATTCCAAGTATGCCTGAAAGAAAATCTGTTTTGCACCTGCTTCACTCAAATTGA
- the LOC113688881 gene encoding uncharacterized protein, producing MGQQPFWFFLELCYVAIFLVALRPNRVAGCRKEEFESAIGDPGMKRDDLRVAIEAWNQCNEVHKEAPQMGSPRRADCFDLHKHTCPTSHGNSSTSCLVHKVKKKDNKLGIANARAQGFKNISVDHYAAWKELFLGKKCQVKDKPRPWQFWMIMLKSGNTDTLAAICRKDGKKSKPFPPGPRFPCFGKGCMNMPRIYHQYTKVQKHKKHRKNLRGSFFGTWDLDMDIKNAACRNDTSYYSVVWKKKIGKGSWVFHHLLKTSSKYPWLMLYLRSDATRGFSGGYHYQTRGMSKIIPKSPHFKVKFTLKIKRGGGRNSQFYLMDIGSCWKNNGKRCNGDVTTDVTRYSEMIINPSTQSWCKPSDISKCPPYHTFPNGTRVHRGDKERFPYDAYHLYCAPGNAKYLEEPYNLCDHYSNPQPQEILQILPHPVWGDYGYPTRKGEGWIGDARTWELDVGRLSQSLHFYQDPGTKPAKRHWPSVDLGTEIYLSGNEIAEWSVSDFDIIVPKKHYRDFR from the exons ATGGGGCAGCAGCCATTTTggttttttcttgaactttgttATGTTGCTATTTTCTTAGTGGCTTTGAGGCCAAATAGGGTTGCAGGGTGCAGGAAAGAAGAGTTTGAATCCGCCATAGGTGATCCGGGGATGAAAAGAGATGATCTCAGAGTAGCAATTGAGGCATGGAACCAGTGCAACGAGGTTCACAAAGAAGCCCCTCAAATGGGAAGCCCCAGGCGAGCTGATTGCTTTGATCTCCACAAACACACTTGTCCAACTTCACATGGTAACTCCTCCACCTCGTGT TTGGTTCACAAGGTAAAGAAAAAAGACAATAAGCTTGGCATAGCAAATGCTAGAGCCCAAGGCTTCAAGAACATCAGTGTCGATCATTACGCAGCCTGGAAAGAGCTATTCTTGGGTAAGAAATGCCAGGTGAAAGACAAGCCAAGGCCCTGGCAATTCTGGATGATTATGCTGAAGAGTGGAAACACAGACACATTAGCTGCTATTTGTCGCAAAGATGGCAAGAAATCCAAGCCATTTCCACCGGGGCCTCGTTTTCCATGCTTTGGCAAAGGTTGTATGAACATGCCGAGGATATATCATCAGTATACTAAAGTGCAGAAGCATAAAAAACATAGGAAAAATCTCAGAGGAAGTTTTTTCGGTACATGGGATTTGGACATGGATATAAAAAACGCAGCTTGTAGGAATGACACTTCGTATTATTCAGTTGTGTGGAAGAAGAAGATTGGCAAGGGAAGTTGGGTTTTTCATCATCTTCTCAAGACATCATCCAAGTACCCCTGGTTAATGCTCTACTTGAGATCAGATGCCACAAGGGGATTCTCTGGGGGCTACCATTACCAAACCAGAGGAATGTCCAAAATT ATTCCCAAATCACCACATTTCAAAGTCAAATTCACATTGAAAATAAAGAGAGGAGGAGGTCGAAATAGCCAATTCTACCTCATGGACATAGGTAGCTGCTGGAAAAACAATGGAAAACGTTGCAATGGAGATGTGACCACAGACGTTACGCGATACAGTGAAATGATTATAAATCCCAGCACACAATCCTGGTGCAAACCAAGTGATATCAGTAAGTGCCCCCCTTACCACACCTTTCCAAATGGAACTCGAGTTCATCGCGGTGATAAGGAACGCTTTCCTTATGATGCTTACCACCTTTACTGTGCTCCCGGCAATGCTAAGTATCTTGAGGAACCATACAACCTATGTGATCATTATAGCAATCCTCAGCCTCAGGAAATATTGCAGATCCTACCTCATCCTGTTTGGGGAGATTATGGATATCCGACAAGGAAGGGTGAAGGCTGGATCGGGGATGCAAGGACTTGGGAACTTGATGTTGGAAGACTTTCAcaatctcttcatttctacCAGGATCCAGGCACTAAACCAGCGAAGAGACATTGGCCATCTGTGGACTTGGGAACTGAGATTTATCTCAGTGGCAATGAAATAGCTGAATGGAGTGTAAGTGACTTTGACATAATAGTTCCAAAGAAACACTATCGCGATTTTCGGTGA
- the LOC113688950 gene encoding mitogen-activated protein kinase 19, whose amino-acid sequence MQQDQRKKSSKEADFFTEYGDANRYKILEVIGKGSYGVVCAAIDTHTGEKVAIKKINDIFEHISDAIRILREIKLLRLLRHPDIVEIKRIMMPPSKREFRDIYVVFELMESDLHQVIKANDDLTHEHHRFFLYQMLRALKYMHTANVYHRDLKPKNILANANCKLKICDFGLARVAFSDTPTTIFWTDYVATRWYRAPELCGSFFSKYTPAIDIWSIGCIFAEVLTGKPLFPGKSVVHQLELITDLLGTPSADTISGVRNEKARKYLTDMRRKQPIPFIEKFPNADPLALRLLQRLLAFDPKDRPTAEEALAHPYFKGLAKIEREPSCQPISKLEFEFERRRVTKEDVRELIFREILEYHPQLLKDYMAGNDGANFLYPSAIGHFRKQFAYLEENGGKSGPVIPPERKHVSLPRSTVNSSVIAPKSDQNDSAFDNRRSSQEVSSSVNVSETISGTPAKVLRAPPRVPPAKPGRVVGPVIPYENVRNINNAYDGRAYIQNPVLPPQAMSPQYFFRTANTLKNQDKHHVPEAVKDSSAQAKLPHQQHYPPAKSTPVITTDINSHHQQHSLYYQSQAKSVQLNSQIALDAKLLQAQSQFGAVGAAAVAVAAHREVGAIQYGLT is encoded by the exons ATGCAGCAAGATCAACGCAAAAAG AGCTCCAAGGAGGCAGATTTTTTTACGGAGTATGGGGATGCCAACCGTTACAAAATTCTGGAAGTAATAGGGAAGGGGAGCTATGGAGTTGTATGTGCAGCCATTGACACACATACTGGAGAAAAAGTAGCAATAAAGAAGATAAATGACATCTTTGAGCATATTTCTGATGCTATTCGAATTTTGCGCGAGATTAAACTGCTTAGGCTTTTACGACATCCTGATATTGTTGAAATCAAGCGGATTATGATGCCACCCTCAAAGCGAGAATTTAGAGATATTTATGTCGTTTTCGAGCTTATGGAGTCGGACCTTCACCAAGTTATTAAAGCGAATGATGATTTGACGCATGAGCATCATCGATTTTTCCTTTATCAGATGCTACGTGCACTGAAATATATGCATACAG CGAATGTGTATCATCGGGATCTTAAGCCAAAAAATATATTGGCCAATGCAAACTGCAAACTTAAAATATGTGATTTTGGATTAGCGAGAGTTGCTTTTAGTGATACTCCTACAACAATTTTTTGGACG GATTATGTTGCTACAAGATGGTATAGGGCTCCCGAGTTATGTGGATCCTTCTTCTCAAAG TATACACCTGCAATTGACATCTGGAGTATTGGCTGTATATTCGCTGAGGTACTAACTGGAAAGCCTCTGTTTCCGGGTAAAAGTGTCGTTCATCAGTTGGAACTGATTACTGATCTTCTGGGGACACCATCAGCTGATACGATATCTGGA GTTCGCAATGAGAAGGCAAGAAAATATTTGACTGATATGCGGAGAAAGCAACCGATTCCTTTTATTGAGAAATTTCCAAATGCAGATCCTTTGGCTCTTCGACTACTACAAAGACTCTTAGCTTTTGATCCTAAGGACCGACCAACTGCTGAAGAG GCATTGGCTCATCCTTATTTCAAGGGGCTGGCAAAGATTGAGAGGGAACCTTCTTGTCAGCCAATCTCAAAGCTAGAGTTTGAGTTTGAGCGCCGAAGGGTGACTAAGGAGGACGTTAGGGAATTAATATTTCGGGAGATATTAGAATACCACCCTCAACTGCTGAAGGATTACATGGCTGGAAATGATGGGGCAAATTTTCTCTATCCTAG TGCTATTGGTCATTTTAGAAAACAATTTGCCTATCTCGAGGAAAATGGTGGCAAAAGCGGGCCTGTTATTCCCCCTGAGAGAAAGCACGTCTCTCTTCCACG GTCTACCGTCAATTCAAGCGTTATCGCTCCTAAATCAGATCAGAATGATTCTGCTTTTGATAATCGACGAAGCAGTCAAGAAGTTTCGAGCAGTGTTAATGTTTCAGAAACCATCTCTGGGACTCCAGCAAAGGTTTTGCGGGCACCACCACGTGTGCCACCAG CTAAACCTGGAAGAGTTGTGGGACCTGTTATACCGTATGAGAACGTCAGAAACATAAATAATGCCTATGATGGAAGAGCGTACATTCAGAATCCCGTCCTTCCTCCTCAGGCCATGTCTCCCCAGTATTTCTTTAGGACCGCTAACACTTTGAAGAATCAAGATAAGCATCATGTTCCTGAAGCTGTCAAGGACTCCTCCGCTCAGGCAAAATTGCCGCATCAACAACACTACCCGCCTGCCAAGTCAACTCCTGTCATTACCACTGATATCAACAGTCACCACCAGCAGCACAGCCTCTATTACCAGTCACAAGCAAAATCCGTCCAGTTAAATAGTCAAATTGCGCTTGATGCAAAATTGCTACAGGCACAATCTCAATTTGGTGCAGTTGGCGCTGCAGCTGTTGCTGTTGCTGCTCATAGAGAGGTTGGTGCCATTCAGTATGGGCTGACTTAG
- the LOC140007384 gene encoding uncharacterized protein, whose protein sequence is MYFDEKFREYPALHYTGTRMAIFKNRLEDHICIVSLCRMFKKVDEDATRVTFWFCAPGVDLDGGLHPIRDHDDVKLMNKAHWGLATRIIYACSGDDPFEKPLEHGRDNVLEPNSTMDASTTNKNADGVHNTKIDSRDGGEKKEDEDIFTSKKDVNRSSKPGSGSILHSTHFKPYHVFSFPEKVAIKSLVKSETSQEKKSSKNKKQSAGPDSIREISPHISFQISSQAVSQAADQHPSQIPSQAEAGNSKKAEERSTEEGAPHTPEEDWQEPVISDEELLDKCRFDDEGHEECHDFNPEVEFLKPHFELKVGQKFSNFRVFRYVLVEWLVREGYEVDWVKNYSKKIIAKCAKGCSWRIRATPVQGETTFQIKSLKGQYVCARDYNNKHATVKYLSVKYQDKIRGDPQCAVNGFQNDIRRDLMINGSVAKIRRTKKKAKDEMLGTDMEQYHHLWSYAATIRETNPGSTVKIKLDTAEEGSQGTFQRLYYCLYACKQGFLDGCRPIIGLDGCFLKSAFGGQLLLAIGRNGNDNMVPIAVAVVEVERYDS, encoded by the exons ATGTATTTTGATGAAAAATTTAGAGAATATCCTGCCCTCCACTACACAGGAACCCGTATGGCTATCTTTAAAAATAGACTTGAGGACCACATCTGCATAGTTAGCCTTTGCAGAATGTTTAAAAAAGTGGATGAGGATGCAACTAGAGTGACTTTCTGGTTTTGTGCTCCAGGAGTAGACTTAGATGGTGGTCTACATCCAATTAGGGACCATGATGATgttaaattgatgaataaaGCACATTGGGGTTTGGCAACAAGGATAATATATGCTTGTAGTGGGGATGATCCTTTTGAAAAGCCACTAGAACATGGTAGGGACAATGTGTTGGAGCCAAATTCGACAatggatgcatcaacaacaaataaaaaCGCAGATGGGGTACATAACACCAAAATAGACAGCAGAGATGGTGGg gaaaaaaaagaggatgagGACATTTTTACAAGTAAAAAAGATGTGAACAGAAGTAGTAAACCAGGGAGTGGGTCAATACTACATTCCACTCACTTTAAGCCTTATCACGTGTTCTCTTTCCCTGAGAAGGTGGCTATCAAGAGTCTTGTCAAAAGTGAAACTAGTCAGGAAAAAAAGTCCAGTAAAAATAAGAAGCAGTCTGCAGGGCCAGATAGCATTAGAGAAATTTCACCTCATATCTCATTTCAGATTTCATCTCAAGCTGTATCTCAAGCTGCTGACCAACACCCATCTCAGATCCCATCACAAGCTGAAGCAGGGAACAGTAAAAAGGCTGAAGAAAGATCAACAGAAGAAGGAGCACCACATACACCAGAAGAGGATTGGCAAGAACCAGTAATTTCTGATGAAGAGTTGCTGGACAAGTGCAGATTTGATGATGAAGGCCATGAAGAATGTCATGACTTTAACCCTGAAGTGGAGTTTCTCAAACCACATTTTGAGTTGAAGGTTGGgcaaaagttttccaatttcagAGTTTTTAGATATGTGTTGGTCGAATGGTTGGTAAGAGAGGGTTATGAGGTTGATTGGGtaaaaaattactcaaaaaaaattattgcgaAGTGTGCAAAGGGCTGTTCTTGGAGGATTCGTGCAACACCAGTCCAAGGTGAAACTACTTTTCAAATTAAATCATTGAAGGGCCAGTATGTTTGTGCTAGAGATTACAACAATAAGCATGCAACAGTCAAGTATTTGAGCGTGAAGTACCAAGACAAGATAAGAGGTGACCCGCAGTGTGCCGTGAATGGATTTCAGAATGATATTAGACGAGATCTAATGATTAACGGGTCCGTTGCCAAGATACGCAGAACaaagaaaaaagcaaaagaTGAGATGCTTGGCACGGATATGGAGCAATATCACCACCTTTGGAGTTATGCAGCTACAATTAGAGAGACAAATCCTGGTAGCACTGTCAAGATTAAGCTTGATACAGCAGAAGAAGGTTCACAAGGGACATTTCAAAGACTGTATTACTGTCTTTATGCTTGCAAACAGGGGTTCCTCGATGGCTGTCGACCAATAATTGGTCTTGATGGGTGTTTTTTGAAATCTGCGTTTGGTGGTCAGTTGTTGTTAGCAATTGGTAGAAATGGCAATGACAATATGGTTCCAATAGCTGTAGCAGTGGTCGAGGTAGAGAGGTATGACTCATGA